One segment of Panicum virgatum strain AP13 chromosome 3K, P.virgatum_v5, whole genome shotgun sequence DNA contains the following:
- the LOC120697906 gene encoding syntaxin-71-like, with amino-acid sequence MTVIDILTRVDAICQKYDKYDVDKLNGANVAGDDPFARLYASVDADVNQCVEKAEAAKQEKNRAAVVALNAEIRRTKAKLLEEDLPKLQRLAVKKVKGLTKEEIATRSDLVAALPDRIQAIPDGSSSTTKKNGTWGASGSRTGGAIKFDTTADGNFDDEYFKGTEESNQFRREYEMRRMEQDKGLDVIGEGLETLKNMASDMNEELDRQVPLMDEMDDKVDRANADLKNTNVRLKETVLQLRSSRNFCIDIILLCVILGIAAYLYNVLKK; translated from the exons ATGACCGTGATCGACATCCTCACGCGGGTCGACGCGATCTGCCAGAAGTACGACAAGTACGATGTCGACAAGCTCAACGGCGCcaacgtcgccggcgacgaccccTTCGCCCGCCTCTACGCCTCCGTAGACGCCGACGTCAACCAATGCGTCGAG AAAGCGGAGGCGGCGAAGCAAGAGAAGAACCGGGCCGCGGTTGTGGCGCTCAACGCTGAGATCCGGCGCACCAAGGCCAAGCTCCTCGAGGAGGACCTGCCAAAGCTGCAGCGCCTCGCCGTGAAGAAG GTGAAAGGGCTCACAAAGGAAGAGATCGCGACCCGTAGTGATCTGGTTGCCGCATTACCGGATAGAATACAAGCAATTCCAGATGGTAGTTCTAGTACCACAAAGAAAAATGGAACCTGGGGAGCCTCAGGATCTCGCACTGGAGGAGCCATAAAGTTCGACACTACTGCTG ATGGGAACTTTGACGATGAGTACTTTAAGGGGACAGAAGAATCGAACCAGTTCCGCCGGGAATATGAGATGCGCAGAATGGAACAG GATAAAGGTTTGGATGTTATTGGTGAAGGGCTGGAAACTCTGAAAAACATGGCATCTGACATGAATGAG GAATTGGACAGACAAGTTCCTTTGATGGATGAAATGGATGACAAG GTGGATAGAGCCAATGCAGATTTGAAGAATACCAATGTTAGACTGAAGGAGACTGTTCTTCAG CTGAGATCGAGTCGCAACTTTTGCATTGATATCATCCTTCTCTGTGTCATTCTTGGTATTGCGGCCTACCTTTACAA CGTGCTAAAAAAGTGA
- the LOC120697908 gene encoding transcription factor RAX2-like, whose translation MGRAPCCDKARVKRGPWSPEEDEQLRSYVRRHGIGGNWIALPQKAGLNRCGKSCRLRWLNYLRPDIKHGGYTEQEDQLILSLYSSIGSRWSIIASKLPGRTDNDVKNYWNTKLKKKAAAAAVVGATGGAFAAPATPPALSPASSSVTSSSGDARFAAYPPQPQAQQHQGLIRFDAPRSTELAPVPPVAQLGGAAWASSSAAAGGAVAALDDDVFLPDLVGGGAVEQLFPYGDFYAGLQDRALELSACYFPNMAEMWGAAASDAKPQGLCNTLT comes from the exons ATGGGGCGCGCGCCGTGCTGCGACAAGGCGCGCGTCAAGCGGGGGCCCTGGtcgccggaggaggacgagcagCTGCGGAGCTACGTCCGCCGCCACGGCATCGGCGGCAACTGGATCGCCCTGCCGCAGAAAGCAG GGCTGAACCGGTGCGGCAAGAGCTGCCGGCTGCGGTGGCTCAACTACCTGCGGCCGGACATCAAGCACGGCGGCTACACGGAACAGGAGGACCAGCTCATCCTGTCGCTCTACAGCTCGATCGGGAGCAG GTGGTCGATCATCGCGTCCAAGCTGCCTGGCCGGACCGACAACGACGTCAAGAACTACTGgaacaccaagctcaagaagaaggctgcggcggcggccgtggtgggCGCCACCGGCGGAGCCTTCGCCgcgcccgccacgccgccggcgctctcGCCCGCCTCCTCGTCCGTGACCAGCTCGAGCGGCGACGCGCGCTTCGCCGCGTACCCGCCGCAGCCACAGGCGCAGCAGCACCAGGGGCTGATCCGCTTCGACGCGCCGCGGAGCACCGAGCTCGCGCCCGTGCCGCCCGTCGCGCAGCTGGGCGGCGCCGCCTGGGCGTCGTCGTccgcggcagcgggcggcgccgTGGCGGCGCTGGACGACGACGTGTTCCTGCCCGATCTCGTCGGCGGAGGCGCCGTCGAGCAGCTGTTCCCGTACGGCGACTTCTACGCTGGGCTGCAGGACCGGGCCCTGGAGCTCTCGGCGTGCTACTTCCCCAACATGGCCGAGATGTGGGGCGCCGCTGCCTCCGACGCCAAGCCGCAGGGCCTCTGCAACACCTTGACATAG
- the LOC120697907 gene encoding histone chaperone ASF1B-like → MSAVNITNVAVLDNPTAFLNPFQFEISYECLVPLDDDLEWKLIYVGSAEDENYDQQLESVLVGPVNVGTYRFVLQADPPDPSKIREEDIIGVTVLLLTCSYMGQEFMRVGYYVNNDYDDEQLREEPPAKVLIDRVQRNILADKPRVTKFPINFHPEPSTSAGQQQQEPQTASPENHTGNGDGSKPEADQ, encoded by the exons atgagcgCCGTGAACATCACCAACGTGGCGGTGCTGGACAACCCCACCGCGTTCCTCAACCCCTTCCAGTTCGAGATCTCCTACGAGTGCCTCGTGCCCCTCGACGACG ATCTGGAATGGAAGCTTATATATGTTGGATCCGCAGAAGATGAAAACTATGATCAACAACTTGAGAGTGTGCTTGTTGGTCCTGTCAATGTTGGGACCTACCGTTTCGTACTCCAG GCTGACCCACCGGATCCCTCAAAGATCCGTGAGGAAGACATAATTGGTGTGACCGTGCTGCTATTGACATGCTCTTACATGGGCCAGGAGTTCATGAGAGTAGGTTACTACGTGAACAACGATTATGATGATGAGCAATTGAGAGAAGAGCCTCCAGCAAAGGTGCTAATTGACAGGGTTCAGAGAAATATCTTGGCGGACAAGCCCCGGGTCACCAAGTTCCCTATTAACTTCCATCCTGAACCCAGTACAAGCGcgggacagcagcagcaggaacccCAGACAGCCTCGCCAGAAAACCACACAGGCAATGGTGATGGAAGCAAGCCTGAAGCTGACCAATGA